AAAAGATAAAACAATATTACAAAAAGTGCTCCTTCTGAGATAAATGAGCTGTTTGAAATCCAAGCGGCGAGTGGCAGAGATGTTGCTCGTCGTTTTTCAACAACTAAGCATAAAATTTGTTAAACAATTTGACAAGATAGGTATCTATTATAAAAAGAGTATGTGAACTTGAGAGGTGTTTGGATGTACATTTAAACTTGAACAGAATTAGATACTGAAAAAAATCGGAATTAATTTCAGCGCGCCTGCGAAAAAATAAATAAAGAAGTATATGAATAATTTCGATAATCAAAAACGGTTGGGCTTATTCTCTGATCTAAAACCTTCAAATAAATCCTAAATTGGAGGATTCATGAAAACAAGAACTATTTTAATTTGTATTTCGTTATTGATATTTAACACGGTTTTATTTGCCCAAACACCTGAATGGGATTGGGCAACTCATGCTGGTGGAAGCGGATTAGATTTAGGGTTTAACATTACAATTGATGCTGATGGTAATCTTTATACGACAGGAAGATTCGAAGGTACTGCTGATTTTGGTTCCTACACTCTTATCAGTAATGGCGAATCTGATATTTTTGTTGCAAAGATGGACGCAGATGGAAACTGGATTCGTGCATCCAAAGCTGGTGGAGCTTCTTCTGAAAGTGGAATAAAAATCAAGATAGATAGCGCGGGGAATAGTTTTATAACAGGAAGTTTCGAAGGGATAGCAACTTTTGGTTCTTCTACTCTTTATAGTTCAGGAATGGAAGATATTTATGTAGCAAAGCTGGATGCTGATGGAAACTGGTTATGGGCAACCCAGGTTGGCGGAGATAATGTAGATATTGGAAATGCAATCACAATAGATGATGCTGGAAATTGTTATGTAACAGGTTCTTTTAGAAGTAATTCAGTAAACTTTGGCTCCTATACTCTTACCAACAGCAATGTTGGTGATTTACATAGTGATATTTTTGTGGCAAAGATTAATGCTAATGGTTATTGGCAATGGGCAGCCCAGGCTGGTGGAATTCAGGGTGAAGTAACAACTGGAATCGCAATAGATGGAGTAGGGAATTTATATATGACAGGATATTTTACACACACAGCAGAATTTGGTTATTTCTCTCTTACTAGCGCAGGATGGGAAGATATTTTTGTTGCAAAGATGGATGTGAACGGAAACTGGCTCTGGGTAACCCAAGCTACTGGTACTAATGAAGACGAGGGATTGGAAATTGTAATAGATGATTCAGGAAACAGTTATGTCACAGGAACTTTTAAAAGTAATACCATAAATTTTGGACCCTATACTCTTACAAGTAGTGGTAGTTATGTATATGATATTTTTGTAGCAAAGGTGAATGTGAACGGGAACTGGCAATGGGCAACTCAAGCTGGTGGAGCTATACATGATAAAGGTTATGGAATCACAATTGATAATGCTGGAAATAATTATGTAACAGGAAGATTTATGTCAAATGCAACCTTTGGTTCATATTCTCTTACCAGCAGTGGAGATTATGATATATTTATTGCTAAGATGGATGTCAATGGTAACTGGCAACAGGCAACAAGGGCTGGTGGAAATGGGGGTGATGCAGGAAAGAGCATCACAATAGATAATACTGAAAATTGTTATGTGATAGGAAATTATTGCGAAACAGCAAATTTTGGTACCCACTCTATTACCAGTAATGGGGATTCGGATATTTTTGTAGCAAAATTTAGTTATAATTATGATATAACATTCAATTCATTAGCAGATATGATTACAGCAAGATCTGGTTTTGCTTATGCAAATGATGGAGATTATCTATATGCTATAGCTGGTGCAAATCATGATCTTCCTAATGATAGAATTAATAACATTGAAAAATACGATTCTGCTACTAATAGCTGGTCTGAATTTGCAGATGGATTAATTCCCAGACTATATTGTAGAGCAGAATATATACAAAGCACAGACAA
This window of the Candidatus Cloacimonadota bacterium genome carries:
- a CDS encoding SBBP repeat-containing protein, whose product is MKTRTILICISLLIFNTVLFAQTPEWDWATHAGGSGLDLGFNITIDADGNLYTTGRFEGTADFGSYTLISNGESDIFVAKMDADGNWIRASKAGGASSESGIKIKIDSAGNSFITGSFEGIATFGSSTLYSSGMEDIYVAKLDADGNWLWATQVGGDNVDIGNAITIDDAGNCYVTGSFRSNSVNFGSYTLTNSNVGDLHSDIFVAKINANGYWQWAAQAGGIQGEVTTGIAIDGVGNLYMTGYFTHTAEFGYFSLTSAGWEDIFVAKMDVNGNWLWVTQATGTNEDEGLEIVIDDSGNSYVTGTFKSNTINFGPYTLTSSGSYVYDIFVAKVNVNGNWQWATQAGGAIHDKGYGITIDNAGNNYVTGRFMSNATFGSYSLTSSGDYDIFIAKMDVNGNWQQATRAGGNGGDAGKSITIDNTENCYVIGNYCETANFGTHSITSNGDSDIFVAKFSYNYDITFNSLADMITARSGFAYANDGDYLYAIAGANHDLPNDRINNIEKYDSATNSWSEFADGLIPRLYCRAEYIQSTDNIYIFGGLAGNNATHSDTVEVVDVNTGNLTYLTADHILSSQSGSAVWNNKIYIFGGTQNTGYSNELYEFEPSGNNWTQLADMPESKETEGEIVDGILYVFGGYNGSVSNRIDAYNIQNNEWSFIGYMPTGVSAHHTTASGQYIWLTGSYSDLNFVAEFNTATHEFTQLSNNMIGRRHCGTEVIGDNLYVYGGYIPGNDLSSLQYADISNVDIDDEPNIIPSPITLFQNYPNPFYPKTTISFCIKQNSDIELEIFNIKGQKIKTLINEFMQTGNHSIIWNGDDEYGKHVCSGLYFYKLSANGKTEVIKKCLLVK